In Pantanalinema sp., one genomic interval encodes:
- a CDS encoding DUF2726 domain-containing protein, which translates to MIIGILGALIIAGLIGLGLVAMRDPEGGLVAQDLPALIVPKEALLDPNQARVFALLEGIAGRENLAIFPRARLETAFDPGRLTHTGWHRMRQAPVDFLLAHRDTLAPAGLILLEGGEKATYLEEENRQMKESAIAESGVPLLKVSISPDKPLDVAAEEVLAWVRDVVRYSEGSRTQVDLL; encoded by the coding sequence ATGATCATCGGAATCCTCGGAGCCCTCATCATCGCCGGCCTGATCGGGCTGGGGCTGGTCGCCATGCGCGACCCCGAAGGGGGGCTGGTCGCCCAGGACCTCCCGGCCCTGATCGTCCCGAAGGAGGCGCTGCTGGACCCGAATCAGGCCCGGGTCTTCGCGTTGCTCGAGGGGATCGCCGGCCGGGAGAACCTCGCCATCTTCCCCAGGGCCCGCCTCGAGACCGCCTTCGACCCCGGGCGGCTGACTCACACCGGCTGGCACCGCATGCGCCAGGCCCCGGTGGACTTCCTGCTGGCGCACCGCGACACCCTCGCCCCGGCGGGCCTGATCCTCCTCGAGGGCGGCGAAAAGGCCACCTACCTCGAGGAGGAGAACCGCCAAATGAAAGAGAGCGCGATCGCCGAATCCGGCGTCCCGCTCTTGAAGGTCTCGATCTCCCCCGACAAGCCCCTCGACGTCGCCGCCGAGGAAGTGCTCGCCTGGGTGAGGGATGTGGTGCGCTACTCCGAGGGAAGCAGGACCCAGGTCGACTTGTTGTAG
- a CDS encoding M3 family oligoendopeptidase translates to MTAPQTSLERPAVFTPDFVRKAYARLEQELEGLSGDAQWEAFYLRWNALKCLISGEHARRVYTEAQDVSNQAAEEASRVMREEVVPVSEEHDARIREAVLASASRAALEARFGTLLFSQFQIEQEAFCAPNIPLNVEASDLATRYERALGTAEIEVDGETLTLSRAGALLTHPEETKRKAAWEAISDWTFAHGAEFHGIYSGLVRLRQAMATNLGEADFIPVGYRKMRRLDYGPQEVATFREGIKRHIVPLLAKLRAKQAAWLGVPSVKPWNMSFFPGLSLPPGVAPIGEQMARAEALFDRLHPKLGGHFRHMAKEGLIDLENRPGKRPGAFCTSFDDTDQVVIFCNSTGNEDDVSTLTHEMGHAFQGWESRWIVPLELRWPSMEACEIHSMGMEFLALHELDAFFSPEDARKFRKLKLIDTLTMLPYIAVVDAFQHWVYAHPEHSLEARDAEWDRLWDEYLPGVDFSGLEAHKAVRWKRQAHIFADPFYYIDYAIAESAALQLWRMAEKDRKAAMATYMELCRIGGSQSLLDIFSSAGLVSPFDPEVFAPSVEAIAAELEL, encoded by the coding sequence ATGACAGCGCCCCAAACCTCCCTCGAGCGCCCCGCCGTCTTCACCCCCGACTTCGTGCGAAAGGCCTACGCCCGCCTCGAGCAGGAGCTCGAGGGACTGTCGGGCGACGCCCAGTGGGAGGCCTTCTACCTGCGCTGGAACGCGCTGAAGTGCTTGATCTCCGGGGAGCACGCGCGCCGCGTCTACACCGAGGCCCAGGACGTCTCGAACCAGGCCGCCGAGGAGGCCAGCCGGGTCATGCGCGAGGAGGTCGTCCCCGTCAGCGAGGAGCACGACGCCCGGATCCGCGAGGCCGTGCTCGCCTCCGCCTCGCGCGCGGCGCTCGAGGCGCGCTTCGGCACCCTGCTCTTCTCCCAGTTCCAGATCGAGCAGGAGGCCTTCTGCGCCCCCAACATCCCGCTCAACGTCGAGGCGAGCGATCTTGCCACCCGCTACGAGCGCGCCCTGGGCACCGCCGAGATCGAGGTGGACGGAGAGACGCTGACCCTGAGCCGCGCGGGCGCCCTCTTGACCCATCCGGAGGAGACCAAGCGAAAGGCCGCCTGGGAGGCCATCTCCGACTGGACCTTCGCCCACGGCGCCGAGTTCCACGGCATCTACTCGGGTCTGGTTCGCCTGCGCCAGGCCATGGCGACGAACCTGGGCGAGGCCGACTTCATCCCGGTCGGCTACCGCAAGATGCGCCGCCTCGACTACGGCCCCCAGGAGGTCGCGACCTTCCGCGAAGGGATCAAGCGGCACATCGTGCCCCTGCTCGCGAAGCTGCGCGCCAAGCAGGCCGCATGGCTCGGGGTTCCGAGCGTCAAGCCGTGGAACATGAGCTTCTTCCCCGGCCTCTCGCTGCCGCCGGGGGTCGCGCCCATCGGCGAGCAGATGGCGCGCGCCGAGGCGCTGTTCGACCGGCTGCACCCCAAGCTCGGCGGCCACTTCCGCCACATGGCCAAAGAGGGCCTGATCGACCTCGAGAACCGTCCCGGCAAGCGCCCGGGCGCCTTCTGCACCTCCTTCGACGACACCGACCAGGTCGTCATCTTCTGCAACAGCACCGGCAACGAGGACGACGTCAGCACCCTCACCCACGAGATGGGCCACGCCTTCCAGGGCTGGGAGAGCCGCTGGATCGTGCCGCTCGAGCTGCGCTGGCCGAGCATGGAGGCCTGCGAGATCCACTCCATGGGCATGGAGTTCCTGGCCCTGCACGAGCTGGACGCCTTCTTCTCGCCCGAGGACGCCCGCAAGTTCCGCAAGCTCAAGCTGATCGACACCCTCACCATGCTGCCCTACATCGCGGTGGTCGACGCCTTCCAGCACTGGGTCTACGCCCACCCCGAGCATTCCCTCGAGGCGCGCGACGCCGAGTGGGATCGCCTGTGGGACGAGTACCTGCCCGGCGTGGACTTCTCGGGCCTCGAGGCCCACAAGGCGGTGCGCTGGAAGCGCCAGGCCCACATCTTCGCCGATCCTTTCTACTACATCGACTACGCCATCGCCGAGTCGGCCGCCCTCCAGCTCTGGCGCATGGCCGAGAAAGACCGCAAGGCCGCCATGGCGACCTACATGGAGCTGTGCCGGATCGGCGGCAGCCAGTCGCTGCTCGACATCTTCTCCTCGGCGGGCCTCGTCTCGCCCTTCGATCCCGAGGTGTTCGCCCCCTCGGTCGAGGCGATCGCGGCCGAACTGGAGCTGTAG
- a CDS encoding DnaJ domain-containing protein: protein MSDAHDPDQKLDWLAHTPLGELEGAIARRLAAAFEAGRMEGHDAGSRVAADKVRAAFQEGEAAASARLTAELERKRENWEAEAASRAASELERARTAWEAAVTARLSSDFEKKLLEREASRAEATLKEAEERGLAFERLMRERERAIEARMHAKLDEERRRFPLDGWQPGPRRSLGIEGSRSWALGVMHLSDEATSDEIRQRFRKLSLLMHPDRQPGLDDAYIKNLQRARDILGG, encoded by the coding sequence ATGAGCGACGCGCACGATCCCGACCAGAAGCTCGACTGGCTCGCCCATACCCCTCTGGGCGAGCTGGAGGGGGCCATCGCCCGGCGCCTGGCGGCGGCCTTCGAGGCCGGCCGCATGGAGGGGCACGACGCCGGCAGCCGGGTGGCCGCCGACAAGGTGAGGGCCGCCTTCCAGGAAGGGGAGGCCGCCGCCTCGGCGCGGCTCACTGCCGAGCTCGAGCGCAAGCGCGAGAACTGGGAGGCCGAGGCCGCCTCGCGCGCCGCCTCCGAGCTCGAGCGCGCGCGCACCGCGTGGGAGGCCGCCGTCACGGCGCGCCTGAGCTCGGACTTCGAGAAGAAGCTTCTCGAGCGCGAGGCCTCGCGCGCCGAGGCGACCCTGAAAGAGGCCGAGGAGCGGGGCCTGGCCTTCGAGCGGCTGATGCGCGAGCGCGAGCGCGCCATCGAGGCGCGGATGCATGCCAAGCTCGACGAGGAGCGGCGCAGGTTTCCCCTGGACGGATGGCAGCCGGGGCCGCGGCGATCGCTCGGCATCGAGGGCTCGCGCAGCTGGGCGCTCGGCGTGATGCACCTGAGCGACGAGGCCACTTCCGACGAGATCCGCCAGCGCTTCCGCAAGCTCTCCCTTCTCATGCACCCCGATCGCCAGCCCGGCCTCGACGACGCCTACATCAAAAATCTCCAGCGCGCTCGCGATATTTTGGGCGGCTAA